One region of Gymnodinialimonas sp. 202GB13-11 genomic DNA includes:
- a CDS encoding transglutaminase family protein codes for MSHDYLSETPLLDYENPAIQKLIAQRGWAALSDGERIGAAYDFVRNEILFGYNSDDALPASQVLADGYGQCNTKGTLLMALLRGLGIPCRFHGFTIDKGLQRGVVPELVYPLAPRNIIHSWVEVQYRGEWLELEGFILDQDVLSALQAAFPERSSLCAYGAGTDCLQAPNVAWTGQSTYIQKTGINRDFGVFDSPDAFYAGHRQLTGFRGLIYRLVIRHWMNRRVAQMRAGRVPTIPGGDNNLVPARSISIEKDAV; via the coding sequence ATGTCCCACGATTATCTATCTGAAACGCCGCTCCTCGACTATGAGAACCCGGCAATACAAAAGCTCATCGCGCAACGCGGGTGGGCAGCGCTGTCAGACGGCGAGCGTATCGGCGCAGCTTATGACTTTGTCCGCAACGAGATCTTGTTCGGCTACAATTCTGACGATGCCCTACCAGCATCTCAGGTGTTGGCGGATGGATACGGCCAATGCAACACCAAGGGCACGCTGTTGATGGCGTTGCTGCGCGGCTTGGGCATCCCTTGCCGCTTTCACGGCTTTACCATCGACAAAGGATTGCAACGAGGTGTCGTGCCAGAACTGGTCTATCCGCTTGCCCCGCGCAACATCATCCACTCGTGGGTTGAGGTGCAATATCGCGGAGAGTGGCTAGAGCTTGAGGGCTTCATTCTGGATCAAGACGTTTTGTCGGCGCTTCAAGCCGCGTTTCCAGAGCGCTCTTCGCTTTGCGCATACGGTGCTGGAACCGATTGCCTGCAAGCGCCAAACGTTGCTTGGACTGGTCAAAGTACCTACATCCAAAAGACAGGGATCAATCGGGATTTTGGGGTCTTTGATAGCCCAGATGCGTTCTACGCAGGCCATCGGCAACTTACAGGATTTCGTGGGCTAATCTATCGACTGGTCATTCGACATTGGATGAACAGGCGGGTTGCGCAGATGCGTGCGGGACGTGTCCCGACGATACCTGGTGGGGACAACAATCTTGTACCTGCTAGGTCCATTTCGATAGAAAAGGATGCCGTG